A window of Rhododendron vialii isolate Sample 1 chromosome 11a, ASM3025357v1 contains these coding sequences:
- the LOC131308443 gene encoding scopoletin glucosyltransferase-like — translation MGQLHVFFFPMMAHGHMIPTLDIAKLFAARGVKSTIITTPLNVHYFQKSVERTNQLGFEMGIKTIKFPVAAAGLPEGCESVDQLTSDDMVPKFFKATTMLQDQLERILDEVRPDCIVADMFFPWATEAAAKFGIPRLVFHGTSFFALCASENLRLYKPQREVSSDDESFLVPDLPHQIKLTKMQLPEHERSESETDFARMAVRMKESELLSYGVIVNSFYELETEYADYYRDVLKRRAWHIGPVSLCNREIEDKAQRGKEASINEHECLKWLDSKKPNSVIYICFGSVAKFDASQLYEIAMGLESSGQQFIWVVRRGENENVNKEWLPEGFEERMKDKGLIIRGWAPQVLILDHEAVGGFVTHCGWNSTLEGISAGVSMVTWPVFAEQFYNEKLVTEILRIGVSVGALKWKTGTTSGGVTREQIGKAVRRVMVGKEAEEMRNRAKEFKEMAKKAVEESGSSHTNLNDLIHELSSYRT, via the coding sequence ATGGGTCAACTCCATGTCTTCTTCTTCCCCATGATGGCTCACGGCCACATGATCCCAACTCTTGACATCGCCAAACTCTTTGCTGCCCGCGGCGTCAAATCCACCATAATCACTACTCCCCTCAACGTCCATTACTTCCAGAAATCAGTTGAAAGAACCAATCAGCTGGGCTTCGAAATGGGAATCAAGACAATCAAGTTCCCCGTGGCTGCAGCCGGCTTACCGGAAGGATGTGAGAGCGTCGATCAATTAACTTCCGACGACATGGTCCCCAAATTCTTCAAGGCCACCACCATGCTCCAAGACCAGCTCGAGCGTATCCTCGACGAGGTCCGACCCGACTGCATCGTCGCTGACATGTTCTTCCCCTGGGCCACGGAAGCCGCGGCAAAGTTCGGCATTCCGAGGCTGGTTTTCCACGGGACTAGCTTCTTCGCCCTCTGTGCTTCGGAGAATCTGAGGTTATACAAGCCTCAGAGAGAAGTTTCGTCCGATGATGAATCCTTTTTGGTGCCTGATCTTCCACATCAAATTAAGCTCACGAAAATGCAATTGCCAGAGCACGAACGAAGCGAGTCCGAAACAGACTTTGCCAGAATGGCTGTGAGGATGAAAGAGTCGGAGTTATTGAGCTACGGAGTTATAGTCAACAGCTTTTACGAGCTTGAAACAGAGTATGCTGATTATTACCGAGACGTTTTGAAAAGAAGGGCTTGGCATATTGGACCCGTTTCGCTATGCAATCGGGAAATCGAAGACAAAGCACAGAGGGGTAAAGAAGCATCGATCAACGAACATGAGTGTTTAAAATGGCTTGATTCAAAGAAACCCAATTCGGTGATATATATCTGTTTTGGAAGCGTGGCGAAATTCGATGCTTCTCAGTTGTATGAGATCGCAATGGGTCTTGAATCTTCAGGGCAACAGTTCATCTGGGTTGTGAGGAGAGGGGAAAACGAGAACGTAAATAAAGAGTGGTTACCGGAGGGGTTTGAAGAAAGGATGAAAGACAAGGGCTTAATTATCAGAGGGTGGGCACCTCAAGTGTTGATTCTTGATCACGAAGCAGTGGGTGGTTTCGTGACCCACTGCGGGTGGAATTCGACATTGGAAGGGATTAGCGCCGGAGTTTCGATGGTGACATGGCCAGTGTTCGCAGAGCAATTTTATAATGAGAAGTTGGTGACTGAGATATTGAGGATCGGAGTTAGTGTTGGGGCTCTTAAGTGGAAGACTGGGACAACAAGTGGTGGGGTGACGAGAGAGCAGATTGGAAAGGCGGTGAGGCGTGTCATGGTGGGGAAAGAGGCAGAGGAGATGAGGAATAGAGCGAAGGAATTTAAGGAAATGGCAAAAAAGGCCGTTGAAGAAAGTGGGTCGTCGCACACTAATTTAAATGATCTTATACATGAATTGAGTTCTTATCGGACTTGA
- the LOC131308341 gene encoding scopoletin glucosyltransferase-like yields the protein MGQLHVVFFPLMAPGHMIPTLDIAKLFATRGVKSTIITTPLNAHYFTKSVERTNQLGSQMGILTVDFPAAAAGLPEGCESLDQITSDDMIPNFSKATAMLQDPLERILDKVRPDCLVADMFFPWATEAAAKFGIPRLVFHGTSFFALCATENMRLYKPQREVSSNDETFIVPRLPHQIKLTKMQVPEYERSESETDFARIAVNMEESELLSYGAIVNSFYELEREYADYYRDVLKRRVWHIGPVSLCNREIEDKAQRGKEASIDKHESCLKWLGSKKPNSVIYICFGSLVKFDVSQLYEIAMGLESSGQQFIWVVMRGENENESEEWLPEGFEERMKDKGLIIRGWAPQVLILDHDAVGGFLTHCGWNSTLEGISAGVPMVTWPMFAEQFYNEKLVTEVLRIGVSIGALKWNFFTVSGVVMREQIGKAVRRVMVGEDAEEMRNRAQEFKEMAKKAVEEGGSHTNLNDLIHELSSYRV from the coding sequence atgggTCAACTGCACGTGGTCTTCTTCCCGTTGATGGCTCCCGGCCACATGATCCCAACTCTTGACATTGCCAAACTCTTCGCAACCCGTGGGGTCAAATCCACCATAATCACCACTCCTCTCAACGCTCATTACTTCACAAAATCAGTAGAAAGAACCAATCAACTGGGTTCCCAAATGGGAATCCTCACGGTCGATTTCCCGGCAGCTGCCGCCGGCTTACCTGAAGGATGCGAAAGTCTCGATCAAATAACTTCCGACGACATGATCCCCAACTTCTCCAAGGCCACCGCCATGCTGCAAGACCCGCTGGAGAGGATTCTCGACAAAGTCCGACCCGACTGCCTCGTCGCGGACATGTTCTTCCCCTGGGCCACGGAAGCCGCAGCGAAATTTGGCATTCCGAGGCTGGTTTTCCACGGGACTAGCTTCTTCGCCCTCTGTGCTACGGAGAATATGAGGTTATACAAGCCTCAGAGAGAAGTTTCGTCCAATGATGAGACCTTTATTGTGCCTCGTCTTCCTCATCAAATTAAGCTCACGAAAATGCAAGTGCCAGAGTACGAACGAAGCGAGTCCGAAACAGACTTCGCCAGAATAGCTGTAAATATGGAAGAGTCGGAGTTATTAAGCTATGGAGCTATAGTCAACAGCTTTTACGAGCTTGAAAGAGAGTATGCTGATTATTACCGGGACGTTTTGAAAAGAAGGGTTTGGCATATTGGACCCGTTTCGTTATGCAATCGAGAAATAGAAGATAAAGCACAGAGGGGTAAAGAAGCATCGATCGACAAACACGAGTCATGTTTAAAATGGCTTGGTTCGAAGAAACCCAATTCGGTGATATATATCTGTTTCGGAAGCTTGGTGAAATTCGATGTTTCTCAGTTGTACGAGATCGCAATGGGTCTTGAATCTTCAGGGCAACAGTTCATCTGGGTTGTGATGAGAGGGGAAAACGAAAACGAAAGTGAAGAGTGGTTACCAGAAGGGTTTGAAGAAAGGATGAAAGACAAGGGTTTAATTATTAGAGGGTGGGCCCCCCAAGTGTTGATTCTTGATCACGACGCGGTGGGCGGTTTCTTGACTCACTGTGGATGGAATTCAACATTGGAAGGGATAAGCGCCGGAGTTCCGATGGTGACATGGCCGATGTTCGCGGAGCAATTTTATAATGAGAAGTTAGTGACAGAGGTATTAAGGATCGGGGTTAGTATTGGGGCTCTTAAGTGGAATTTTTTTACGGTAAGTGGTGTGGTGATGAGGGAGCAGATTGGGAAGGCGGTTCGGCGTGTCATGGTGGGTGAAGACGCTGAGGAGATGAGGAATAGAGCCCAGGAATTCAAGGAAATGGCAAAGAAGGCGGTTGAGGAAGGCGGATCGCACACTAATTTGAATGATCTTATACATGAATTGAGTTCTTATCGGGTTTGA